In Crassostrea angulata isolate pt1a10 chromosome 4, ASM2561291v2, whole genome shotgun sequence, one genomic interval encodes:
- the LOC128182279 gene encoding uncharacterized protein LOC128182279: MDSFDKVNDGVNSNKCATDDNVRMRSLTNKPTKDSHVFDDVFILSKKSRKMKELHQELLGMVEARERREDDSRMLVPRRVFLFNVDIFKDTQQIEDFENTDTAPPDPGNRFSTLETDGSQQGPVKATDAKYSCEVKPSKRNGVFSRLKKYFGF; this comes from the exons ATGGATAGTTTTGACAAAGTTAACGATGGAGTGAACTCCAACAAGTGTGCAACTGATGACAATGTCAGAATG AGGTCCCTGACAAACAAACCTACAAAGGACAGCCATGTATTTgatgatgtatttattttatcaaagaaGTCGAGAAAAATGAAAGAACTACACCAGGAATTGCTG GGAATGGTGGAGGCAAGAGAAAGACGAGAGGATGACAGTAGGATGCTTGTCCCCCGGAGAGTTTTTCTGTTTAACGTGGACATATTCAAAGACACCCAACAG ATTGAGGATTTTGAGAATACTGATACAGCTCCTCCAGACCCTGGTAATAGATTCTCTACTCTGGAAACTGATGGCTCCCAACAAGGGCCTGTAAAAGCAACTGACGCCAAGTATTCTTGTGAG GTCAAACCCTCGAAACGCAATGGTGTTTTCAGTCGCTTGAAGAAATATTTTGGATTCTGA
- the LOC128182486 gene encoding uncharacterized protein LOC128182486 codes for MYSLVLTTTLIMVLTIADGKDVFITRSNSPICPPLAVCGNVFEFDRMMDDGSVEPERRHITNCFCNNSRVCPFNRENMIYQSRTQQEVLCEPVRDLPRCRPGMVARRMYVDSMDFNDKSYYAIRCICPLNLVPSSRPRVKATVYRNLQFEGFDRIHNYKCNEEDVEEYKK; via the exons ATGTATTCTCTGGTTTTGACAACAACTTTGATTATGGTTCTGACCATTGCTGACGGCAAAGACGTGTTTATAACG AGGTCCAACTCGCCGATATGCCCCCCTCTAGCAGTGTGCGGGAACGTGTTCGAATTTGACCGAATGATGGATGATGGGAGCGTTGAACCAGAGAGGCGACACATCACCAATTGTTTCTGCAACAACTCGCGGGTTTGCCCTTTTAACAGAGAGAATATGATCTACCAGAGCCGAACCCAACA GGAGGTCCTCTGTGAGCCAGTCCGTGACTTACCCCGCTGTAGACCCGGCATGGTGGCCAGACGTATGTATGTGGACTCCATGGATTTCAACGACAAGTCCTACTACGCC ATTAGATGTATTTGCCCTTTGAACTTGGTTCCGAGTTCACGACCCCGGGTCAAGGCCACGGTGTACCGTAACCTCCAGTTTGAGGGCTTTGACAGGATCCATAATTACAAGTGTAACGAAGAGGATGTAGAGGAATACAAGAAATGA
- the LOC128181135 gene encoding 1-deoxyxylulose-5-phosphate synthase YajO-like isoform X2, translated as MEYNYLGRSGLRVSNICLGTMTFGKERVDAALSHEILDKFVSLGGNFIDTANVYSIGISESIIGQWLIKQKREDLVIATKVRGTMGDNVNNVGLGRKHILQSCEESLKRLQTDYIDLYQIHCWDDAVPPEEWLGALRDLVSAGKVRYVGVSNVCGWQLQKAVDLCKYEKYPPIISLQQQYNLLCRHPEFEEFQVCKNEGVGVLPWSPLKGGLLTGKYKRGVKPDKSEGRVGVIAQDESKAVQSAPAWSQYDNNEEYWKLMEALGKCAKETGKTIPQVAIKWLLQKDVVPSVIIGATSVKQLEDNIGAASNWRLSKEQMDEIDSLSQPDIPYPYEMSWRFNKIRINPFFPQAYVQNKL; from the exons ATGGAGTACAACTATTTAGGTCGCTCTGGACTTCGTGTTTCTAATATTTGTCTTGGAACAATGACATTTGGCAAAGAACGG GTGGATGCAGCATTATCTCACGAAATACTTGACAAGTTCGTTTCACTGGGAGGGAACTTCATCGACACTGCGAACGTATACAGCATTGGGATATCTGAAAGCATTATTGGACAATGGCTGATCAA ACAAAAGCGAGAAGACTTAGTAATTGCCACCAAAGTCAGAGGAACGATGGGAGACAATGTGAACAATGTAGGGCTAGGGAGAAAACACATTCTACAGAGCTGTGAGGAGAGCCTCAAGCGACTTCAGACAGACTACATCGACCTGTATCAG ATCCACTGCTGGGACGATGCTGTCCCCCCTGAGGAATGGCTGGGGGCCCTGAGGGACCTGGTCAGTGCCGGCAAGGTGCGCTATGTGGGTGTGTCCAACGTGTGTGGATGGCAGCTACAGAAAGCCGTGGACCTCTGTAAATACGAGAAATACCCACCCATTATTTCTCTTCAG cAACAGTATAACTTACTTTGCCGACATCCGGAGTTTGAGGAGTTCCAGGTCTGCAAAAATGAAGGGGTTGGTGTCTTACCATGGAGCCCATTGAAGGG AGGACTTCTGACTGGTAAATACAAGCGTGGAGTCAAACCTGATAAGTCTGAGGGGAGGGTGGGCGTTATAGCCCAGGACGAATCAAAAGCCGTGCAGTCCGCGCCTGCATGGAGTCAATATGACAACAACGAAGAATATTGGAAACTGATGGAGGCCTTGGGAAAATGTGCCAAAGAAACTG GAAAAACAATTCCACAGGTGGCTATTAAATGGCTACTTCAAAAAGATGTGGTTCCATCAGTAATAATTGGAGCCACTTCAGTCAAACAGTTGGAAGACAACATTGGGGCAGCTTCAAACTGGCGACTCTCCAAAGAACAG ATGGACGAAATTGACAGTCTTTCCCAGCCAGATATTCCCTATCCGTATGAGATGTCATGGCGCTTCAACAAAATTAGAATCAATCCATTTTTCCCACAGGCTTACGTACAaaataaactgtaa
- the LOC128181135 gene encoding 1-deoxyxylulose-5-phosphate synthase YajO-like isoform X1 — MNVCLSVCKCQSPLVYDALIKNNPLLGHCLGTMTFGKERVDAALSHEILDKFVSLGGNFIDTANVYSIGISESIIGQWLIKQKREDLVIATKVRGTMGDNVNNVGLGRKHILQSCEESLKRLQTDYIDLYQIHCWDDAVPPEEWLGALRDLVSAGKVRYVGVSNVCGWQLQKAVDLCKYEKYPPIISLQQQYNLLCRHPEFEEFQVCKNEGVGVLPWSPLKGGLLTGKYKRGVKPDKSEGRVGVIAQDESKAVQSAPAWSQYDNNEEYWKLMEALGKCAKETGKTIPQVAIKWLLQKDVVPSVIIGATSVKQLEDNIGAASNWRLSKEQMDEIDSLSQPDIPYPYEMSWRFNKIRINPFFPQAYVQNKL, encoded by the exons ATGAACGTTTGTTTGAGTGTTTGTAAATGTCAAAGTCCCTTGGTTTACGATGCTTTGATAAAGAACAATCCTCTGCTTGGACATTGTCTCGGAACGATGACATTTGGCAAAGAACGG GTGGATGCAGCATTATCTCACGAAATACTTGACAAGTTCGTTTCACTGGGAGGGAACTTCATCGACACTGCGAACGTATACAGCATTGGGATATCTGAAAGCATTATTGGACAATGGCTGATCAA ACAAAAGCGAGAAGACTTAGTAATTGCCACCAAAGTCAGAGGAACGATGGGAGACAATGTGAACAATGTAGGGCTAGGGAGAAAACACATTCTACAGAGCTGTGAGGAGAGCCTCAAGCGACTTCAGACAGACTACATCGACCTGTATCAG ATCCACTGCTGGGACGATGCTGTCCCCCCTGAGGAATGGCTGGGGGCCCTGAGGGACCTGGTCAGTGCCGGCAAGGTGCGCTATGTGGGTGTGTCCAACGTGTGTGGATGGCAGCTACAGAAAGCCGTGGACCTCTGTAAATACGAGAAATACCCACCCATTATTTCTCTTCAG cAACAGTATAACTTACTTTGCCGACATCCGGAGTTTGAGGAGTTCCAGGTCTGCAAAAATGAAGGGGTTGGTGTCTTACCATGGAGCCCATTGAAGGG AGGACTTCTGACTGGTAAATACAAGCGTGGAGTCAAACCTGATAAGTCTGAGGGGAGGGTGGGCGTTATAGCCCAGGACGAATCAAAAGCCGTGCAGTCCGCGCCTGCATGGAGTCAATATGACAACAACGAAGAATATTGGAAACTGATGGAGGCCTTGGGAAAATGTGCCAAAGAAACTG GAAAAACAATTCCACAGGTGGCTATTAAATGGCTACTTCAAAAAGATGTGGTTCCATCAGTAATAATTGGAGCCACTTCAGTCAAACAGTTGGAAGACAACATTGGGGCAGCTTCAAACTGGCGACTCTCCAAAGAACAG ATGGACGAAATTGACAGTCTTTCCCAGCCAGATATTCCCTATCCGTATGAGATGTCATGGCGCTTCAACAAAATTAGAATCAATCCATTTTTCCCACAGGCTTACGTACAaaataaactgtaa